From the Hymenobacter yonginensis genome, one window contains:
- a CDS encoding MutS-related protein: MPVSADFRPITVLPAEVFAENLTTHTAQEQHYARRHQLGGWLRVLLFGGGVAGAWWLFSSGFVLPGLAFVVGVLLAFWGMVRWHAAVGYQREHHRLLAQLNQQELDRLAGKLGGFDAGLRYLDAQHPYAADLDVFGPHSLFQLLNRASTRLGHDWLAGWLLRPALADEVRARQQAAAALAPDLNWTQEWQARARHFPRQHEADPREFSAWLARPDFFQDKAWLKPLLVLLPLLVLASAAAWVLGQGYFWLIGAQVVVSLLNGRLADARNEYAAQALAMHDALRATQAQLALFEDEAAPDWQAPRLRGLRATLRAASHGTAATRRLGQLTTVAGLFRGREHPLGALLLNNFLLWDLHAMWQLERWKRDLGPELTTVLEVQAELEALVSLAGWQFANPTYTTPELSAGPLEVAAEALGHPLIFAAQRITNDYQTIGYGQTAVITGSNMAGKSTFLRTVGLNMVLALAGGVVCARRLRLSPAQLFSAMRTQDNLAESTSSFYAELKRLKLLLDMSSGVKTRNEELHMTQEPAGASFSAPSNQPKSNNGQPTTNNELPVFYLLDEILKGTNSLDRHRGARALLRQLHQRRAAGLISTHDLELAALEGEWPGQVRNFSFNSTFSEGEIHFDYHLTPGACQAFNASQLMQLMGIEIE, encoded by the coding sequence GTGCCCGTTTCCGCCGATTTTCGCCCGATTACCGTTCTGCCCGCCGAGGTATTTGCGGAGAACCTGACCACGCACACCGCGCAGGAGCAGCACTACGCCCGGCGGCATCAGCTGGGCGGCTGGCTGCGTGTACTGCTGTTTGGGGGTGGCGTGGCCGGAGCGTGGTGGCTGTTCAGTAGCGGGTTCGTGCTGCCGGGGCTGGCGTTTGTGGTGGGTGTGCTGCTGGCCTTCTGGGGCATGGTGCGCTGGCACGCGGCCGTGGGCTACCAGCGCGAGCACCACCGGCTGCTGGCCCAACTGAATCAGCAGGAACTGGACCGCCTCGCCGGCAAGCTCGGCGGCTTCGATGCCGGCCTGCGCTACCTCGACGCCCAGCACCCGTACGCCGCCGACCTTGACGTATTCGGGCCCCACTCGCTGTTTCAGCTGCTCAACCGCGCTTCCACCCGCCTCGGCCACGATTGGCTGGCCGGCTGGTTGCTGCGCCCGGCCCTCGCCGACGAGGTGCGCGCCCGCCAGCAGGCCGCCGCCGCCCTGGCCCCCGACCTCAACTGGACCCAGGAGTGGCAGGCCCGCGCCCGCCACTTTCCGCGCCAGCACGAAGCCGACCCCCGCGAGTTCAGCGCCTGGCTGGCCCGCCCCGATTTTTTCCAAGATAAAGCCTGGCTGAAGCCGCTGCTGGTGCTGCTGCCGCTGCTGGTGCTGGCCAGCGCCGCCGCCTGGGTGCTGGGGCAGGGCTACTTCTGGCTGATTGGCGCGCAGGTGGTGGTGAGCTTGCTCAACGGCCGCCTCGCCGACGCCCGCAACGAATACGCCGCCCAGGCCCTGGCCATGCACGATGCGTTGCGCGCCACTCAGGCCCAGCTGGCGCTATTTGAAGATGAAGCCGCGCCCGACTGGCAGGCGCCGCGGCTGCGCGGGCTGCGCGCCACGTTGCGCGCCGCCAGCCACGGCACCGCCGCCACGCGCCGCCTGGGCCAGCTCACCACCGTGGCGGGTTTGTTCCGGGGGCGTGAGCATCCGCTGGGGGCGCTGCTGCTGAACAATTTCCTGCTCTGGGATTTGCACGCCATGTGGCAGCTGGAGCGCTGGAAGCGTGATTTGGGCCCGGAGCTGACCACCGTGCTGGAAGTGCAGGCCGAGCTGGAGGCGCTGGTGAGCTTGGCCGGCTGGCAGTTCGCCAACCCCACCTACACCACGCCGGAGCTGAGCGCCGGCCCGCTGGAAGTGGCTGCCGAAGCCCTGGGCCACCCGCTCATCTTCGCGGCCCAGCGCATCACCAACGACTACCAGACCATCGGCTACGGGCAGACGGCCGTCATTACGGGCTCCAACATGGCCGGCAAAAGCACGTTTCTGCGCACCGTGGGTTTGAATATGGTGCTGGCGCTGGCCGGCGGCGTGGTGTGCGCCCGGCGCCTGCGCCTGAGCCCGGCGCAGCTGTTCTCGGCCATGCGCACCCAGGACAACCTCGCCGAAAGCACGTCCTCGTTCTACGCCGAACTCAAGCGCCTCAAGCTGCTGCTGGACATGTCTTCGGGCGTGAAAACGCGGAATGAAGAGCTTCATATGACGCAGGAGCCTGCCGGCGCAAGCTTCTCGGCCCCAAGCAACCAGCCAAAATCGAATAACGGACAACCAACAACCAACAACGAACTTCCCGTTTTCTACCTGCTCGACGAGATTCTGAAGGGCACCAACTCGCTGGACCGGCACCGCGGGGCGCGGGCGCTGCTGCGGCAGCTGCACCAGCGCCGCGCCGCCGGCCTCATCAGCACCCACGACCTGGAGCTGGCCGCCCTGGAAGGCGAGTGGCCCGGGCAGGTGCGCAACTTCAGCTTCAATAGCACGTTCAGCGAGGGCGAAATCCACTTCGATTACCACCTCACGCCCGGCGCCTGCCAGGCCTTCAACGCCAGCCAGCTCATGCAGCTGATGGGCATTGAAATCGAGTAG
- a CDS encoding RidA family protein — MAPDTPSASAGTPATPSPSSSSSQAHNSSRAPEPVGLYPHARRAGSLLFLSGVGPRQRGQKHVPGVELDEDGNILAYDFESQCHAVFQNVRYILEEAGARWEDLVDVTVFLTNMQDDFHTYNRLYAEYFATNQPCRTTVEVNRLPTPIAIELKCIAVMG, encoded by the coding sequence ATGGCACCTGACACTCCTTCCGCATCGGCCGGCACTCCGGCCACCCCGTCGCCCTCGTCGTCGTCGTCGCAGGCGCACAACTCCAGCCGCGCGCCCGAGCCGGTGGGGCTGTACCCGCACGCCCGGCGCGCCGGCAGCCTGCTGTTTCTGTCGGGCGTGGGGCCGCGCCAGCGGGGGCAGAAGCACGTGCCCGGCGTGGAGCTGGACGAGGACGGCAACATCCTTGCCTACGACTTCGAGAGCCAATGCCACGCCGTGTTCCAGAACGTGCGCTACATTCTGGAGGAAGCCGGCGCCCGCTGGGAAGACCTCGTGGACGTGACCGTGTTCCTGACCAACATGCAGGACGACTTCCACACCTACAACCGCCTTTACGCCGAGTATTTCGCTACCAACCAGCCCTGCCGCACCACAGTGGAAGTCAACCGCCTGCCCACACCCATTGCCATCGAGCTGAAGTGTATTGCGGTGATGGGGTGA
- a CDS encoding energy transducer TonB translates to MHSTLRRLVLVAALALPAAGQAQQKLKYPKAPPADQIYDAVAQPAVPVGGLDAYAQYLADKQQYPTAALQRGAAGTVTVTFVVEKSGAVSSAEVAAPLDPELDAEALRLIKAGPRWTPAMHKGGKVRQRVTVPITFQIPAGADDAAVTGTAFVAPGAAGGGTTTVKADQPARPVGGTEAFFEWIQQNQKYPALARQRKIEGRVMVEFIIQKDGSLTDAKVLKPLGSGLDQEALRLIKAAPKWTAATYKGEPVRQKMVLPVLFQL, encoded by the coding sequence ATGCATTCCACTCTCCGCCGCCTGGTCCTGGTGGCTGCCCTGGCCCTGCCGGCCGCCGGGCAGGCCCAGCAGAAGCTCAAGTACCCCAAGGCCCCGCCCGCCGACCAGATCTACGACGCCGTAGCGCAGCCTGCTGTGCCCGTTGGTGGCCTCGATGCCTACGCGCAGTACCTGGCCGACAAGCAGCAGTACCCCACGGCGGCGCTGCAGCGCGGCGCGGCCGGCACCGTCACGGTGACGTTCGTGGTGGAGAAAAGCGGGGCCGTATCTAGTGCCGAAGTGGCCGCGCCCCTCGACCCGGAACTGGATGCCGAGGCCCTGCGCCTCATCAAGGCCGGCCCGCGCTGGACCCCGGCCATGCACAAAGGCGGCAAGGTGCGCCAGCGCGTGACCGTGCCCATCACGTTCCAGATTCCGGCCGGCGCCGATGACGCGGCAGTTACCGGCACAGCCTTCGTGGCCCCGGGCGCGGCAGGCGGCGGCACTACCACCGTCAAGGCCGACCAGCCGGCGCGGCCAGTGGGCGGCACGGAGGCGTTTTTCGAGTGGATTCAGCAAAACCAGAAGTACCCGGCACTGGCCCGGCAGCGCAAGATTGAGGGCCGCGTGATGGTGGAGTTCATCATTCAGAAGGACGGCTCGCTCACCGACGCCAAAGTCCTCAAGCCACTCGGCTCGGGCCTCGATCAGGAGGCACTGCGCCTCATCAAGGCTGCGCCCAAATGGACCGCCGCCACCTACAAAGGCGAACCGGTCCGACAAAAAATGGTATTGCCTGTTCTGTTTCAGCTGTAG
- a CDS encoding DNA integrity scanning protein DisA nucleotide-binding domain protein, with the protein MLSPLPLLSAPPVAPTYEAPVSDAFRVWPHQARFRQVAQVLADGLFSALDEDLEPYVLLLALPTQPGSAAPAACLEPALCGLDAQQFENVVAEGRILQSQTAPPFAGRDDVSPEMVRRRHEGLGVRKAVQAVLDKLDEHTQHQHVAGWPIEIHGFFVMTVLRVQRKPLRGYPSLRANRFYTDGRPLMPSLLTSAMQRFHEECVKLLSEPEPGSGLLVRPRETEELLRAAGKSLLDTPAQALGAEPGAARLFHTLNTISSLRYEGAEGVGKVILARRHHPNLEEVFALTCPTPLTDYRAVRKLLEMTTPDVSLLADSENVYALGRLVGTYDPAREDVFVINFINHYAWEFQHDGKVLMRTIYSQPSLPRFRVNRSRFRKDLKRTFQLTDPAKIERLWDVVLEASRQKHGTLLVITTEALAEADRLKLQCTLIEPVPLTPLITRLVTSIDGAVLLDPDSYCYSIGVILDGKASGRGTSTRGARYNSAIRYVETSPYPCLAIVVSEDGMVNVITKERLGEED; encoded by the coding sequence ATGCTTTCCCCGCTCCCGCTGCTTTCTGCGCCTCCCGTAGCGCCCACTTACGAAGCCCCCGTCTCGGATGCGTTCCGGGTGTGGCCCCACCAGGCCCGGTTCCGGCAGGTGGCGCAGGTGCTGGCCGACGGCCTGTTCAGCGCGCTTGATGAAGATCTGGAGCCCTACGTGCTGCTGCTGGCCCTGCCCACGCAGCCCGGCTCGGCCGCACCCGCAGCCTGCCTGGAGCCCGCCCTGTGCGGCCTCGATGCGCAGCAGTTTGAGAACGTGGTGGCGGAAGGACGCATTCTGCAAAGCCAGACCGCCCCGCCCTTCGCCGGCCGCGACGACGTGAGCCCCGAAATGGTGCGCCGCCGCCACGAGGGCCTGGGCGTGCGCAAAGCCGTGCAGGCCGTCCTCGACAAACTCGACGAGCACACCCAGCACCAGCACGTGGCCGGCTGGCCCATCGAGATTCACGGCTTCTTCGTGATGACGGTGCTGCGGGTGCAGCGCAAGCCCCTGCGCGGCTACCCTTCGCTGCGCGCCAACCGGTTCTACACCGATGGCCGGCCGCTGATGCCTTCGCTGCTGACTTCGGCCATGCAGCGCTTCCACGAAGAATGCGTGAAGCTGCTGAGCGAGCCGGAGCCCGGCTCGGGCCTGCTGGTGCGCCCCCGCGAAACCGAGGAACTGCTGCGCGCCGCCGGCAAAAGCCTGCTCGACACGCCCGCCCAGGCCCTTGGCGCCGAGCCAGGCGCGGCGCGGCTGTTTCACACGCTCAACACTATTTCCAGCCTCCGCTACGAAGGGGCCGAGGGCGTGGGCAAGGTGATTCTGGCGCGGCGGCACCACCCGAATCTGGAAGAGGTATTCGCCCTCACCTGCCCCACCCCGCTCACCGACTACCGCGCCGTGCGCAAGCTCCTGGAGATGACCACGCCCGACGTGAGTCTGCTGGCCGACAGCGAAAACGTGTACGCACTGGGCCGCCTGGTGGGCACCTATGACCCCGCCCGCGAAGATGTGTTCGTCATCAACTTCATCAACCACTACGCCTGGGAGTTTCAGCACGATGGCAAGGTGCTGATGCGTACGATTTACAGCCAGCCGAGTTTGCCGCGCTTCCGCGTGAACCGGAGCCGCTTCCGCAAAGACCTCAAGCGCACTTTCCAGCTTACCGACCCGGCCAAGATTGAGCGCCTCTGGGACGTGGTACTGGAAGCCAGCCGCCAGAAGCACGGCACGCTGCTGGTCATCACCACCGAGGCCCTGGCCGAAGCCGACCGCCTCAAGCTGCAGTGCACGCTCATCGAGCCGGTACCGCTCACGCCGCTCATCACCCGCCTCGTCACCAGCATCGACGGCGCCGTGCTCCTCGACCCCGACAGCTACTGCTACTCCATCGGCGTGATTCTGGACGGCAAGGCCTCGGGCCGCGGCACCAGCACCCGCGGCGCCCGCTACAACTCGGCCATCCGCTACGTCGAAACCTCGCCGTATCCGTGCCTGGCCATCGTGGTGAGCGAAGACGGCATGGTGAACGTCATCACCAAAGAGCGGCTCGGCGAGGAGGATTGA
- a CDS encoding M1 family aminopeptidase, producing MLASVQARPLVRVQLNLEPATHRFTCHYTFRLPASDTSSVLKLNLNRQFELQQVRSTGAARPRTTRLFYPFFGDTLQQVTVRFGNGPARRQVELTYAGTLAKGNFTADVNVLSGHTNWLPFRPYAEYEMVDYELAVRVPAGYQVLSTAAPRRQRAGSYAFRGSTSATELTAIVARQFERLVAGSAPRITVVKAAAAPGRPDSVLLQKTQDIVAFYNRSIGRQDAVTQFTVFLPGTNHEAYGLLDNAAVITYTDFDVAKRGDLLILAHEISHKWWAYGSYHDDSAWLNEAFATYSSLLYLQASGDAEGYRQELAKLAASAAGAPPVLGFNRYQHEPAVFRRVVYNKGTVILAALHDRLGAEPFNAVLAATAARKVSTTAGFLEVVGQLAGQPTRDWLLAELSR from the coding sequence GTGCTGGCATCAGTCCAGGCCCGGCCGCTGGTGCGGGTGCAGCTAAACCTGGAACCGGCTACGCACCGCTTCACCTGCCACTACACGTTCCGGCTGCCGGCCTCTGACACCAGCTCCGTACTAAAGCTCAACCTCAACCGGCAGTTTGAGCTGCAGCAGGTGCGCAGCACCGGCGCCGCGCGCCCGCGCACCACGCGTCTGTTCTACCCGTTTTTCGGGGATACGCTGCAGCAGGTGACGGTGCGCTTCGGCAACGGCCCGGCCCGCCGCCAGGTGGAGCTGACGTATGCTGGCACCCTGGCCAAAGGCAATTTCACTGCCGACGTAAACGTGCTGAGCGGCCACACCAACTGGCTGCCGTTCCGGCCCTACGCCGAGTATGAGATGGTAGACTACGAGCTGGCCGTGCGGGTGCCGGCCGGCTATCAGGTGCTGAGCACCGCCGCGCCGCGCCGGCAGCGGGCCGGCAGTTACGCTTTCCGCGGCAGCACCAGCGCCACCGAGCTGACGGCTATTGTGGCGCGGCAGTTCGAGCGGCTGGTGGCCGGCAGCGCGCCGCGCATCACGGTGGTGAAAGCCGCCGCTGCGCCGGGGCGGCCAGATTCGGTGCTGCTGCAGAAAACCCAGGACATCGTGGCGTTTTACAACCGCAGCATCGGCCGCCAAGACGCGGTTACGCAGTTCACGGTGTTCCTGCCCGGCACCAACCACGAAGCCTACGGCCTGCTCGACAACGCCGCCGTCATCACCTACACTGATTTTGACGTGGCCAAGCGGGGAGATTTGCTGATTCTGGCCCACGAGATAAGCCACAAATGGTGGGCCTACGGCTCGTACCACGACGACAGCGCGTGGCTGAACGAGGCCTTCGCCACCTATTCCAGCTTGCTGTACCTGCAAGCAAGCGGGGATGCCGAAGGCTACCGGCAGGAGCTGGCGAAGCTGGCTGCCTCGGCCGCCGGTGCGCCGCCGGTCCTGGGCTTTAACCGCTACCAGCACGAGCCGGCCGTTTTCCGCCGGGTGGTGTACAACAAAGGCACGGTAATCCTCGCGGCCCTGCACGACCGGCTGGGAGCCGAGCCGTTCAATGCGGTACTGGCTGCCACAGCCGCCCGCAAAGTGTCCACCACGGCCGGCTTTCTGGAAGTAGTGGGCCAGCTGGCCGGCCAGCCCACGCGCGATTGGCTGCTGGCCGAACTGAGCCGGTAG
- a CDS encoding DUF4442 domain-containing protein has product MHTLPDTPAAAAFRRTISSPLKLRLFMLRSLPMAYLAGLRLREITPERAVITVPFKYLTQNPFRSIYFACLSMAAEMASGMLAMMHIQGQGRVSMLVVGLEAEFTKKAVGLIAFTSQDGPRIAQAITDSRASGEGRTVVCTSTGIDEAGDVVATFRITWSFRAK; this is encoded by the coding sequence ATGCACACCCTCCCCGACACGCCCGCGGCCGCCGCTTTCCGCCGCACCATTTCCAGTCCGTTGAAGCTGCGCCTGTTCATGCTGCGCAGTTTGCCGATGGCGTATCTGGCGGGGCTGCGGCTGCGCGAAATCACGCCGGAGCGGGCCGTCATTACGGTGCCGTTCAAGTACCTCACCCAGAATCCGTTTCGCAGCATCTACTTTGCCTGCCTGAGCATGGCCGCCGAAATGGCCAGCGGCATGCTGGCCATGATGCACATCCAGGGCCAGGGCCGCGTCTCGATGCTGGTGGTGGGGCTGGAAGCGGAGTTCACCAAAAAAGCCGTGGGTTTGATTGCCTTCACCTCCCAAGACGGCCCGCGCATCGCCCAAGCCATTACCGACAGCCGCGCCAGTGGCGAGGGCCGCACCGTAGTCTGCACCAGCACCGGCATAGACGAGGCCGGCGACGTGGTGGCTACCTTCCGGATTACGTGGTCGTTTCGGGCGAAGTAA
- a CDS encoding DUF3857 domain-containing protein encodes MTLLSVARATAASLLLLTAAAPLHAQQAPKTLQYATYTWDAKRTKRLPVTEAEAKLPALILRDFTAHEFSAGDKELQIYSTEHRILRVNTSDGIEQFNKIYIPQDGGRLVYLKARTISPRGEVVEVSESNMKELKDQDGGRGFKIFAVEGVEKGSEIEYVFLRERPAKFFGREYLQSGLPAHDVSFELISPEALTFEARVYHGPAARPDTVVAGKRIIRLRLPDVAAAREESFASGNAERMRLEYKLAYTAQRGRTRLFTWADASQYLHGTVYSLSKDETKAVDKVLKDAKLPASGDTETRVKALENYLKTSFNLAEDGESNIQRIAATKNASELGLTRLFAALLRRQGIEHELVITSDRSDVVFDDTFDTWNYLDNYAFYFPETKQLLAPSRPDFRYGMLPPGWTANKGLFVRTVKLGSTESAVGTVRDIPTLTAEQSPNDLDISVKFTPELDKAFVKVHQVLGGYHAQVIQPFFSLIPEEKRTEVLQELVKGSVPDATFQSLKATNGEAGLSPLSKPFLVDASVESSALLNKAGQRYLFKVGELLGPQSELYQTEARQYDVENDFNRRYNRTITLELPAGYQIRNLQDLNANVQAGPDAKDPLYYFTSKYAVQGQTVTVTITEAYRQIRWPKKDFEAFRDVVNAAANFNKVVLVLEKKG; translated from the coding sequence ATGACTCTTCTTTCCGTTGCCCGCGCCACTGCTGCTTCTTTGCTGCTGCTCACGGCCGCCGCGCCGCTCCACGCCCAGCAGGCGCCCAAAACCCTGCAGTACGCCACCTACACCTGGGACGCCAAGCGCACCAAGCGCCTGCCCGTGACGGAGGCCGAAGCCAAGCTGCCGGCCCTGATTCTGCGCGACTTCACGGCCCACGAGTTCAGCGCCGGCGACAAGGAGCTGCAGATCTATTCCACCGAGCACCGGATTCTGCGCGTCAACACCTCCGACGGCATCGAGCAGTTCAACAAAATCTACATCCCGCAGGACGGCGGCCGGCTGGTGTACCTGAAGGCCCGCACCATCAGCCCGCGCGGCGAGGTGGTGGAGGTGAGCGAAAGCAACATGAAGGAGCTCAAGGACCAGGACGGCGGCCGGGGCTTCAAGATTTTTGCGGTGGAAGGCGTGGAGAAAGGCTCGGAAATCGAGTACGTGTTTCTGCGCGAGCGGCCCGCCAAGTTCTTCGGGCGCGAGTACCTGCAAAGCGGCCTGCCGGCCCACGACGTGTCGTTTGAGCTGATTTCGCCGGAGGCCCTCACCTTTGAGGCGCGCGTGTACCACGGCCCCGCCGCCCGCCCCGATACCGTGGTGGCCGGCAAGCGCATCATCCGCCTGCGCCTGCCCGACGTGGCCGCTGCCCGCGAGGAATCCTTTGCCTCTGGCAACGCCGAGCGCATGCGCCTGGAGTACAAGCTGGCCTACACCGCCCAGCGCGGCCGCACGCGCCTCTTCACCTGGGCCGATGCCAGCCAGTACCTGCACGGCACCGTGTACTCGCTCAGCAAAGACGAAACCAAGGCCGTGGACAAGGTGCTGAAAGACGCGAAGCTGCCCGCCAGCGGCGACACCGAAACCCGCGTGAAGGCGCTGGAAAACTACCTCAAAACCAGCTTCAACCTGGCCGAAGACGGCGAAAGCAACATCCAGCGCATTGCGGCCACCAAAAACGCCTCCGAGCTGGGCCTTACCCGCCTGTTTGCCGCGCTGCTGCGCCGCCAGGGCATCGAGCACGAGCTGGTAATTACTTCCGACCGCTCCGACGTCGTGTTCGACGACACCTTCGACACCTGGAACTACCTCGACAACTACGCCTTCTACTTCCCCGAAACCAAGCAGCTGCTGGCCCCGTCGCGGCCCGATTTCCGCTACGGCATGCTGCCCCCCGGCTGGACGGCCAACAAGGGCCTGTTCGTGCGCACCGTGAAGCTGGGCTCCACCGAGTCGGCCGTGGGCACCGTGCGCGACATCCCGACCTTGACCGCCGAGCAAAGCCCCAACGACCTCGACATCAGCGTGAAGTTCACGCCCGAGCTCGACAAGGCTTTCGTGAAGGTGCACCAGGTGCTGGGCGGCTACCATGCCCAGGTGATTCAGCCGTTTTTCTCGCTGATTCCGGAAGAAAAGCGCACCGAAGTGCTGCAGGAGCTGGTGAAAGGCAGCGTGCCCGACGCCACCTTCCAGAGCCTGAAAGCCACCAACGGTGAGGCCGGCCTAAGCCCGCTCAGCAAGCCGTTTCTGGTGGATGCCAGCGTGGAATCATCGGCGCTGCTCAACAAGGCAGGCCAGCGCTACCTGTTCAAAGTCGGAGAGCTGTTGGGGCCACAGTCGGAGTTGTACCAGACCGAAGCCCGGCAGTACGACGTGGAAAACGACTTCAACCGCCGCTACAACCGCACCATCACGCTGGAGCTGCCCGCAGGATACCAGATCCGCAACCTCCAAGACCTGAACGCCAACGTGCAGGCCGGCCCCGACGCCAAAGACCCGCTCTACTACTTCACCTCGAAGTATGCCGTGCAGGGCCAGACAGTCACGGTCACCATCACGGAAGCCTACCGCCAGATCCGCTGGCCCAAAAAGGACTTCGAAGCCTTCCGCGACGTGGTAAACGCCGCCGCCAACTTCAACAAAGTGGTGCTGGTGCTGGAAAAGAAAGGCTGA
- a CDS encoding DUF3857 domain-containing protein, with amino-acid sequence MKANNRFGGALALLLGAATLVAAPHMAHAQQPTQLVAEMQAKFPGEKAVYLDYRTDLTFAVQGDSVVVLARHHQDMLHLDAQSAMYANDKVFNSHFSRVQKLDARTMVPAGNSYRTVKVTDYKEKFEVQSGIFYDDTRSTTWSFPAVTPGARTVTDYTVRHPDPRFLLPFYFGSYVPVRHAELTITAPKNVKISHRMFHVEGLKINFSKQEKGSTVTYRWSADDLPSPPRDDDGPEAAYYLPHLVYFVEEVPSADGQARRMLAGVPELYSLYSGFVSKLDPQESPALRRVVDSLAVGAKTEQEKVQRVYYWVQDNIRYVAFENGMGGFIPRDAGLVYTKRYGDCKDMANLTREMLRMAGIKSYLTWIGTRDLPYRYSELATPGVDNHMITTYEASPGQYVFLDATNKYMPFGMPSAFIQGKEALLAIDGKNCKVVPVPVMSQERSPVSDVSQLVLDEKGGLRGKGSLQLLGYPKVMQSYALDGLDQTEETKYVKALLERGNNKFFVDKYSVSHLDTREKPLTIDYEYRLQDYVQKLDDEIYVNLNLEQPYAHDKIDAAKRRLPRVNEYASQNHTRTELEIPAGYDVEYLPPVAEMRDPVFGFKVKYERQGNKIVQDKEVYINYLLLQPQQFGQWNAVVDKLNAAYRETVIFKRRKV; translated from the coding sequence ATGAAGGCAAATAACCGGTTTGGTGGCGCCCTGGCGCTGCTTTTGGGCGCCGCCACGCTGGTGGCCGCGCCGCACATGGCCCACGCTCAGCAGCCTACCCAGCTGGTGGCCGAAATGCAGGCCAAGTTTCCGGGCGAAAAGGCCGTGTACCTCGACTACCGCACTGACCTCACCTTCGCGGTGCAGGGCGACTCGGTGGTGGTGCTGGCCCGCCACCACCAGGACATGCTGCACCTTGATGCGCAGTCGGCCATGTACGCCAACGACAAGGTGTTCAACTCCCACTTCAGCCGCGTGCAGAAGCTGGATGCCCGCACCATGGTGCCCGCCGGCAACAGCTACAGAACGGTGAAGGTGACCGACTACAAGGAGAAGTTCGAGGTGCAGTCGGGCATTTTCTACGACGACACCCGCTCCACCACCTGGAGCTTCCCGGCCGTGACGCCCGGCGCCCGCACCGTGACCGACTACACCGTGCGCCACCCCGACCCGCGGTTTCTGCTGCCGTTCTACTTCGGCTCCTACGTGCCCGTGCGCCACGCCGAGCTGACCATCACGGCCCCCAAAAACGTGAAAATCAGCCACCGCATGTTCCATGTCGAGGGCCTGAAAATCAACTTCAGCAAGCAGGAGAAAGGCAGCACCGTTACGTACCGCTGGAGCGCCGACGACCTGCCCAGCCCCCCGCGCGACGACGACGGCCCCGAGGCCGCCTACTACCTGCCGCACCTCGTGTACTTTGTGGAGGAAGTGCCCTCCGCCGACGGGCAGGCCCGCCGCATGCTGGCCGGCGTGCCCGAGCTCTACAGCTTGTACTCCGGCTTCGTGAGCAAGCTCGATCCGCAGGAAAGTCCCGCATTGCGCCGCGTGGTTGACTCGCTGGCCGTGGGCGCCAAAACCGAGCAGGAAAAGGTGCAGCGCGTGTACTATTGGGTGCAGGACAACATCCGCTACGTGGCCTTCGAAAACGGCATGGGCGGCTTCATCCCGCGCGACGCCGGCCTGGTGTATACCAAGCGCTATGGCGACTGCAAGGACATGGCCAACCTCACCCGCGAGATGCTGCGCATGGCCGGCATCAAGTCCTACCTCACCTGGATTGGCACCCGCGACCTGCCCTACCGCTACTCCGAGCTGGCCACGCCCGGCGTCGACAACCACATGATAACCACCTACGAGGCCAGCCCCGGCCAGTACGTGTTTCTCGATGCCACCAACAAGTACATGCCCTTCGGCATGCCCTCGGCCTTCATTCAGGGCAAGGAGGCGCTGCTGGCCATTGATGGCAAGAACTGCAAAGTGGTGCCCGTGCCGGTGATGAGCCAGGAGCGCAGCCCGGTTTCGGACGTGTCGCAGCTGGTGCTGGACGAGAAGGGCGGTTTGCGTGGCAAGGGTAGCCTGCAGCTGCTGGGCTACCCCAAAGTGATGCAGAGCTACGCCCTCGACGGCCTCGACCAGACCGAGGAAACCAAGTACGTGAAGGCTCTGCTGGAGCGCGGCAACAACAAGTTCTTTGTCGACAAATACAGCGTCAGCCACCTCGACACCCGCGAAAAGCCGCTCACCATCGACTACGAGTACCGCCTGCAGGACTACGTGCAGAAGCTCGACGACGAAATCTACGTGAACCTGAACCTGGAGCAGCCCTACGCCCACGATAAGATTGACGCTGCCAAGCGCCGCCTGCCCCGCGTGAACGAGTACGCCAGCCAAAACCACACCCGCACCGAGCTGGAAATTCCGGCCGGCTACGACGTGGAGTACCTGCCGCCGGTCGCCGAAATGCGCGACCCGGTGTTCGGCTTCAAGGTGAAATACGAGCGCCAGGGCAACAAAATCGTGCAAGACAAGGAAGTCTACATCAACTACCTGCTGCTCCAGCCCCAGCAGTTCGGCCAGTGGAATGCCGTCGTAGACAAGCTCAACGCCGCCTACCGCGAAACCGTCATTTTCAAGCGCCGGAAGGTCTGA